A region of the Epinephelus fuscoguttatus linkage group LG13, E.fuscoguttatus.final_Chr_v1 genome:
TATGCATGTACTGTAATTACCAGAGTGCAGCCCTTACCATGATGAGTTCTGTAGGTTTATGTCTTGTATTGttattgaataaaaaaaaatatatagtttaaaaaaaagcaggacTACAGGCAACAGTTAATTCCATTATTATTTAATctgtccattttttaaaatgaatcaatcaataattttctgtataaaataatagaaaattgTGAATAatggtgtttttgtttaattGCTGGAGATACATTGTCAAGCATTAAATACTCAATTAATGCATTATTTCTGTCAGAACTATTTGGTAGATCTACATTTTTTCTTTGAAGCAAATTTGTGGCATTGTGATGTCACGGTGTTCCTTAAAAGCAGCAGTGAAGACTTGGAAAGTTGTGAATGTGATAGACTGTcgcagagctttttttttttaaaggtttgagTAACATGCATATAAACAATCACAAGAAATATAAATTACAACATATTTCCACAATGGCGGGTGTATAAAATTTATTGTCTCACTGATAGAAAATTCAACTGCTTCATAGATTTCTGATGTATAATAACTGCATGTATAAAATCAAATGAAGTGAGTGGTGGCAAAAATACAATCATATTTGGGAGAGGACACTTGCCTACACAGTGCTTGTACCAGAAATATTTGGTTAATCATGTCTGTTCAATAACCATGTCCAAAGATACATTTAAATAACACATAATAGAAAGAAGATAAAGAGATGCATATTGTATTTAGTCCTGGGCTGATGTGCATGACTGCTGTAGCTCAACAAATTCATTAAAATTCAACATTAAACGTCTCATAAAAATGTATTGCTTTAAGTAGAGGAATGGAGTTGAACTGTACGTATCATACCTggtataaaaattaaatattctgACAAATTTATCTACTTCCAACCTTTTACATGACTGACAGTAAACCACATCTCAGATGAACGGAGCTATTCCAGATATCGTCATGAAAATACAGTTGAAATCCAGCAGATTTAAAATGGATGAAAAAAGGATGTCTGACATAAACACAGAGATGAGTCTCTGATGAATGAGTGGATCAAACAGGGGTCATATTGTTGTCATCACTGCGACAGGCTGGGGGGAGGAGCTTTGGGGATGGGAAAGACCACCTTCTTCCTGAGTGAAAAAGCTGGTTGAGGCATCTGCTTTTTGACACCGTAGGAATCTGTCTTCAGGCTAACATCTGCATTCACTTTGGTCAggatggacacaaggtcacaacCCCTGGGGAAGAAAAGATACTGTCAGATAGTGAACTGAAAAACTACAAAAGCCACTTATAATTAGTTATTCACCAATTTCAAACTATCACATATCACAGAGGAAACTACAATTAGAGGTAGAGAAGTACTTAAATAATTTTCTTCAAATAAAAGTAGCAATAATagctctaattggcaactgggtggcactataacaacagaaaaatgcttaaaaatggctaaaatgcgaccgatcgctgtggctccccctgtggccaagtgtttgttgttttttctaatttttggtacgactaagtcatggtatggtatgctgtacataatcacgcaaactgtcagtgtgtcattctgtcagtcagtcattctgtctgtcccacgtttttctactcactgacatggtcaatctatgttaaactgcacataggcattgaggattggcataggtagaaggtgacaaagctaccaatgggtatggactagttaatcataaataaacaagtttcaaccataaaacgtgatcaggttttggaccttgtccacttttgtgtcaagAGTGgttgcagactgacttggcagagatggctgccatcttgtttttacatggattagtgtattgtgtaAATTATCTTTCCCCATGTTCACTGATGGAAACCTTGCTAAGACTTTTACTTCCTCTAGACAGTTGAGTTAGATCGTCTTCTCGGCACCCTGCCAGGGCCAGTAGAttgcacaaaaaagtgtccatgaataAGGACAACACGCCTAAGTTAAACAAAATGAAGTAGAAGGTCAAGTAagcccaaaatgtgatgttctCTTTTGAGGATTCAGGGTCTTAAGAGGATAATGCtgcaaaaggtgcctttgtgcgtTGGTATCTCACGGAGACATCTACTGATAAATCAaaagtatttgatgagtttggtTGTCACCCGCTGTGtcaacaactgctgctgcttggTGTGTATCATAACGTTGTGAAACGTGCCTCTGTGCGTCAGTATCTGACGCcaacatcactgacaaagcagcagtattcaGTGATTTCCTAATGAGAATGGTGCTGAGCATGCAGTTGGATAATtgagatttggattatactgcatgacttgtgtgagagtttgtgagcAATAACGAAATTGtcttcacaaacaaacagtcattttgtaggtaaagtatttctttaatatCTAAGCGTTACTTTAATTCTGTAGTTGGTCGAGCTGGAGCCAATTTGAACTATTTCACATACTGcattacattttataaactggCCATATGTGTTGTACTTGAAATCTGTCAGATGGATATAGTAGAGCACAATATTTCCTACTAAAATGTAGTGGATTAGAAGCATAAAATGAGCACTGGTAACCGCATAAAATAGACTGAAAATTTGTACTTGAATAGTACTTGAATAAATTTACTTCCCACCACTGAAATCATCCAACAATATCTGATATTTTGTTTCACTAACCTTGGCACCATCTTGACAAGGTTTTGGCACAATGACTGAATAAACCATGCGCCATTACTCCTCTCTCTGAAAGACACATAAGAAGGAACGGTGGCCATTCCCAGCAGGAAATCTGCATCACATGGGATGGACTCGTTGGCTTTAACAGCATCGCTGCAAACAGAAGTGCGTGCAGGACCATCAGCCTCGATGTGGACAGCCCTCTGCTCGCTGGTGCCCTGGCAGGCCTGGATGAAAAACATCTTGGGTTTTTCTGCCAAAGAGACGCACCTCAGTGCATTGACAGATTCCTTCAGATCCTTGATCTTGACAGTGTAGCCGTCGACACCGTACACACTTCCCTCCTTGCCGTGGCTGAGGATGCAGCACACTAGACAGTCCATCTGACTGTGGTTTCTGCTGCCGAGCTCCCGCATCGTAGACAGCAACTGCTCCCTCTTACAGTCCCTCTGTATCTCTACCTCAAAGCCGAGCCACTTAAACACTTTGTGCAGACACTCTGGAAGACACACAGATGACTTTAAATACCACATGCATGCCTAAATAGCAGGGATGAAAAACATGCACCAGTTTTAATTTGAGCCTCCCAAAATAATTAAACATACCTTCATCAAGCATGGTCCCCTCCCGCTTCCCGAGACTTTGTATGGAGTTAGAGAAGTCGTAGTTGTTAATTATCAAGCAGACACCTCTCTTTGATGCAGTCATGGGATATGTTCCTAAATCCTACAAAGATGAATCAGAAACCAAGGACAGGATTTATTGTAATACTTGCACTTTGACGACAATAATCTACTTTTCATTTTGCCACAAGTTACACATTCAATaactttaaggtccagtgtgtaggatttaaggggaattattggcagaaattgaatataatgagtatgttttcttcattGTATAATCACCTGTAATAAGAATCGTGTTTcagttaccttagaatgagcattTTATACCTagatagggagcaggtcctcctctacagagtccgccatgttgcaccgaaatgtttctacagtagcccagaaaagacaaaccaagcactGACTCTATATAGGGCCATTggtgcatttgcatttttgcactagccatcatagttagcagcccctctgaaACAAGCACTGCCAAATAGACTTGATGGGACAAACTTTAACCCATGCAAACCAATACAAATGTTTTGGAGACGGGAAAtctgaaacacagacagtgaGGTGGAGGCCTGATTGTAGATATTGTCCAATACCTTTGGCGCATgacattttttgcttttgttcgTACGTATATTTTTAGCGTGGATCCTACGCACAGTTTCATAAATGAGATCGCTGGTCCGCTTGTTTTGGAGGTGAAGAGACGGTAAAAACTTCATGACAcagaaggaattctaaccaggagaagtttgagCAGGTTGCAATCTCAAATTtctaccactagatgccactaaatccccctaaatcttacacacagctcctttaagtTAGCACAAACAGCATAACATTACTCCTTACTTAAGCCCATACACATGTAGAAGAAATAATACATCACACacctcagtgtttgtgtttgtaatcTGAGGCGTCTGCTTTTCAGGGGAGGCCTTGTTTACTTGAGACGGCATTTCCACAACATCAATTCTCACTATGGGACAGACGATTGCAGGGTTGAGAGGCAATACATTttaagatgaaaagaaaaaaatgtattcaaaaaaTCAAATGTCTGACACGTCATTTAACCGATGGCTTAGCACAAAAACTACTTACTATGACCTTTCAAGGGGGGGCAGCTTACTGTTTGAGTATTCAAAccactcagtgtgtgtgacaggccCTCACACTCATCTCCACCCTGAAACGCATTTGGCACATCTGGGGAAGTGAAACAAGAGGATTCAGAATAAATCCGTCCACTGCACTTAAAAACAGGTTTAAGGTGTGAGACAACCAACCCAACGCAAGACTCACCCATAGAGGTGTTGGACATATTCATGCTCGGCTGTGTGGGTCAAATAAGAAATTGTCGTTAAATACACAAAGAAATATCACCATTTATTTGTCATATGAGTTTTAATGATAGATTCTCACCTCAGGCAACATTTCTTCAGAGAAGAATGAAAAAGCTAATTAGGATTGTCATTCTCAACAGTGgttaaaaatacaacataatgTTCAGTGTGAGTGCAATGTGACATTTTAGAGCATTATAATTAGACATGACTGAGAGCAGGAAAAATGACGATATCGAAAGTAAGTATGGATGCCAACTTCTGTCATCTGAAAGGAagtttttttgcttgttttataATCTAGTGTGTCATAATTATGGGACACTATCGCAttaagcagagaaaaaaaaattacaatgaaAAGATTAGTTAGGTGGTGGATTTAAATATGGGCTTTCACAATACACATATATCATTTGATAACAACTGTATATTTACACCTACTCTTCTAGATTGATTGCTTTCCTACAAGCAAATACATTATGGATAATTTATTTAGCTATTTGAAATCCAGATAAATGTACAGCTGTGATGCTAAATGATCTTAAAACGTCTTTTTACCTGTCAGTTCACGTGAGGCAGTCCTCTCAGGATCTAAAGGCTGAGGGTCCTGATAaagaacacagacaaaaaaaaaaagacgttcCAGCAAGTGGCTGGCGTCACATGGTGTGTGGCTTTAATATCAGGGTAGAAATGTGTCAGTGAAACTCAGAGGGAGCGTACCTGGCTTGGATCAAAAGAGTACGACACAGACCTTGGTCGGCTGGTTTCCTCAGCAATAGGGCCAGTGTGAGTTACTGCAggtaaaaaagacacaagtaaAGCAATAACAATGTGTGCAAATATTAGACGGAAGTGAAATAACAATTATATGAAGTAAGATTAACTGTTACGGCATCATCATCTCTTCTCATCTCTTTCGCCCTCTACTTCAATCCCAGCTTCCTCCTTCTGGtctatatgtgtatgtgtgtttgtgaaaatgTGTACATGTTGTGGGACATAAATCTGCTCACACACTGACATTGTGGGGACTCATTGTCTTGTGAGGACAAAACACAAATCCCCACaatgtaaataattaaattgCAGTGTCAAGACTTTGTTTAGGGTTAAGATTAGGATACAGGTTGGGGTTAGGTACGTAGTGGTTATGGTTAAGTC
Encoded here:
- the casp10 gene encoding caspase-8, with product MDFQRLLLEVGKALSKDEVKALAFLCTDLLGQNPTSVELASHLFSRLGDQDHLSAEQPHLLTELLLIIQRTRLIRDLGLSDRPTTSLISPYRKLLYNLSEEITDDDLKQVKFLLAKMLPRRKLEENVTTLEVFLEMEHMDLINDTNLNLLETIIKSVCPMLKEMISQFKAQQVTHTGPIAEETSRPRSVSYSFDPSQDPQPLDPERTASRELTEMLPEPSMNMSNTSMDVPNAFQGGDECEGLSHTLSGLNTQTVSCPPLKGHMRIDVVEMPSQVNKASPEKQTPQITNTNTEDLGTYPMTASKRGVCLIINNYDFSNSIQSLGKREGTMLDEECLHKVFKWLGFEVEIQRDCKREQLLSTMRELGSRNHSQMDCLVCCILSHGKEGSVYGVDGYTVKIKDLKESVNALRCVSLAEKPKMFFIQACQGTSEQRAVHIEADGPARTSVCSDAVKANESIPCDADFLLGMATVPSYVSFRERSNGAWFIQSLCQNLVKMVPRGCDLVSILTKVNADVSLKTDSYGVKKQMPQPAFSLRKKVVFPIPKAPPPSLSQ